In Arthrobacter sp. UKPF54-2, the following are encoded in one genomic region:
- a CDS encoding ATP-binding protein, with amino-acid sequence MFFQLVSSRCQHVSLILTSNLPFARWRDVFGDQIVASAMIAVSSTTAKSSHSRVRATVANSR; translated from the coding sequence ATGTTCTTCCAACTCGTCTCATCACGCTGCCAGCACGTATCGTTGATTTTGACCTCGAACCTGCCGTTCGCCCGATGGCGAGATGTGTTCGGAGACCAGATCGTCGCCTCGGCTATGATCGCCGTATCGTCCACCACAGCGAAGTCGTCACACTCGAGGGTTCGCGCCACCGTCGCAAACTCACGCTGA
- a CDS encoding glycosyltransferase family 4 protein: MTAPVRPAPDSARHIAFIVNNYLPNVGGVEFHVAALASQLASLGVRVSIFALNNGTPSDLSSNPRIVRFQCSPAVGGVLAWPWPGTTRKIRRMLVGESVTAISTHTRFFPMSLIGVRLAHRLGIPSVHTEHGSASVKGVSPLVALASNLIDKTMGRLVLRRATKVLCISEGARDFVRELAGVNGQVFHNAIDTESFSHCSDQSTEAQDAPAGRKKLVYVGRLVQGKGWDVALATAERLAADHPAIKLHFVGDGPDRGTLAARAAASPLADRLVIHGQQPPARIAELLRGSVFLNPTTLSEGFQTTLLEAVAAGAAVVSTPVGAALHLLEAGADVRLAQADDTDAWIDEVRQALDSPAVPPSPALLASFDWKRRAAEYLRVIDALPNT; this comes from the coding sequence TTGACCGCCCCCGTTCGTCCGGCTCCGGACTCCGCCCGCCATATTGCGTTCATCGTGAACAACTACCTGCCCAACGTCGGCGGCGTCGAATTCCACGTGGCCGCACTCGCTAGTCAGCTCGCCAGCCTTGGCGTGCGGGTCAGCATCTTCGCGCTGAACAACGGAACGCCATCGGATCTGTCCTCCAACCCAAGAATTGTCAGATTCCAGTGCTCGCCAGCCGTCGGCGGCGTCCTTGCCTGGCCCTGGCCCGGCACGACCCGCAAAATCCGTCGAATGCTCGTTGGAGAATCCGTCACGGCAATTTCCACACACACCCGATTCTTCCCAATGTCTCTGATCGGCGTCAGGCTTGCACACCGTCTCGGCATTCCGAGCGTCCATACGGAACACGGCTCCGCGTCAGTGAAGGGCGTCTCGCCGCTAGTGGCCCTCGCCAGCAACCTAATCGACAAGACCATGGGCAGACTCGTGCTCCGTAGAGCCACAAAAGTCCTTTGCATCTCAGAGGGAGCGCGAGACTTCGTCCGCGAACTCGCCGGAGTGAACGGCCAAGTTTTCCATAACGCCATCGACACCGAGTCGTTCTCGCACTGTTCAGACCAAAGCACAGAGGCGCAGGACGCACCTGCCGGACGCAAGAAGCTGGTCTACGTAGGGCGCCTAGTGCAGGGCAAGGGCTGGGACGTTGCCTTGGCAACAGCGGAGCGGCTCGCCGCCGATCACCCGGCGATCAAGTTGCATTTCGTTGGTGACGGACCGGATAGGGGGACGCTGGCGGCGAGGGCCGCAGCCTCGCCGCTGGCGGACCGTCTCGTGATCCACGGCCAGCAGCCGCCAGCACGGATTGCGGAGCTCCTGCGCGGCAGCGTCTTCCTGAACCCAACGACGCTGTCTGAGGGTTTCCAGACCACCCTACTTGAGGCGGTGGCGGCCGGAGCCGCCGTCGTCAGCACACCGGTGGGCGCGGCACTCCATCTCCTGGAAGCCGGGGCAGACGTCAGGCTCGCTCAAGCCGACGATACTGATGCCTGGATCGACGAAGTCCGGCAGGCTTTAGACTCCCCCGCTGTTCCGCCAAGCCCAGCTCTCTTGGCTTCGTTCGATTGGAAGCGGCGTGCCGCCGAATATTTGAGGGTCATAGATGCCCTCCCTAACACTTAA
- a CDS encoding glycosyltransferase family 2 protein has protein sequence MYNEASVVGGVVEDLRKEFPNVVCVDDGSSDGSQDVAKAAGAVVVQHPVNLGQGAALQTGFDYALQDPELDCIVTFDADGQHRVEDAKAMVERIRSGEADIVLGSRFLDKRTRLSRAKRVVLKTAAIQSRLATGMDLTDAHNGLRAVSPSVASRIHLTQNRMAHASELVHQLAKIKPRYVEHPVEIIYTDYSKAKGQSLLNAVNIVFELFFK, from the coding sequence ATGTACAACGAGGCTTCCGTCGTAGGCGGGGTCGTGGAGGATCTTCGGAAGGAGTTTCCCAACGTTGTCTGCGTTGACGACGGTAGCTCAGACGGGTCTCAGGATGTAGCCAAGGCGGCGGGGGCGGTGGTTGTCCAGCACCCAGTCAACCTCGGTCAGGGGGCTGCCTTGCAAACCGGATTCGACTACGCCCTCCAAGACCCCGAACTTGATTGCATAGTGACGTTTGACGCCGATGGCCAACACCGCGTTGAGGATGCCAAGGCAATGGTGGAACGGATCCGCAGCGGTGAGGCCGACATCGTTCTGGGTTCACGTTTCCTGGACAAACGGACGAGACTTTCCCGCGCCAAACGCGTGGTGCTAAAGACCGCCGCCATCCAGTCACGGCTTGCCACTGGCATGGACCTGACCGACGCGCACAACGGACTTCGCGCGGTAAGCCCTTCCGTGGCCAGCCGCATTCATCTAACCCAGAACCGCATGGCCCATGCCTCCGAACTGGTTCACCAATTGGCGAAGATCAAGCCTCGCTATGTGGAGCATCCCGTGGAGATCATCTATACGGATTACTCCAAAGCAAAGGGGCAGTCGCTGCTGAACGCCGTCAATATTGTCTTCGAACTTTTCTTCAAGTAG
- a CDS encoding DUF2304 domain-containing protein has translation MLIFVQIALVLAVIIVSVALMRGGSNARHLAIRRMMLVLFALVAVLSIFFPSLLSSVASFFGVGRGTDLVLYGTIVSVLVFMSTTYQRFRQMEISMTKLARRIAIDEVPKPGMHVASESPTCPSNA, from the coding sequence ATGTTGATCTTCGTGCAGATAGCGCTAGTCCTAGCTGTCATCATCGTCTCCGTGGCGCTGATGCGCGGGGGATCGAACGCCCGACACCTTGCCATCCGCCGGATGATGCTAGTTCTGTTCGCCCTCGTGGCCGTTCTCTCGATCTTCTTTCCGAGCCTGCTCTCGAGCGTCGCGAGCTTCTTCGGCGTAGGCCGTGGAACGGACTTGGTGCTCTACGGCACCATCGTTTCAGTGTTGGTGTTCATGTCCACCACCTACCAGCGGTTTCGCCAAATGGAGATTTCCATGACGAAGCTCGCCCGCCGGATTGCCATCGACGAAGTGCCGAAGCCTGGCATGCACGTCGCCAGCGAATCGCCCACTTGTCCGAGCAACGCCTGA